From the Hymenobacter yonginensis genome, one window contains:
- a CDS encoding DUF4397 domain-containing protein — protein sequence MKTVVPSLRQLFLASVLPAALAFSACGNDDNDSTPAPEQGKVLVVHAAAVSNVPITAFVADQQVAQLNYGANSPYFTVNAGSPTLRINSGTQVLTSAPLAVSKDQNYSSFVFSPSATIGSTPTVLTVPDDLTAPAAGQAKVRIVHLALNAPTPVRLTVPSALPGTAGTDVTTDVPFGAASGFIAINAASLNLSVTAGTPRSQVIAVGDGTGTGTGVKNYEAGKIYTVVVRGIAGAGVPAAQQPQAVIIQHN from the coding sequence ATGAAAACCGTTGTTCCTTCTCTGCGCCAGCTATTTCTAGCCTCTGTGCTGCCGGCCGCGCTGGCCTTTTCTGCCTGTGGCAATGATGACAACGACAGCACGCCTGCGCCCGAGCAAGGCAAGGTGCTGGTTGTACACGCGGCGGCCGTATCCAATGTGCCCATCACCGCTTTCGTAGCCGACCAGCAGGTGGCCCAGCTCAACTACGGCGCCAACAGCCCTTACTTCACCGTAAACGCAGGCTCGCCCACTCTGCGCATCAACAGCGGCACGCAGGTGCTGACTTCGGCCCCGCTTGCCGTTTCCAAAGACCAGAACTACTCCTCGTTCGTTTTCTCGCCTTCCGCCACTATCGGCTCTACGCCCACGGTGCTCACCGTGCCTGACGACCTGACGGCCCCGGCCGCCGGCCAGGCGAAAGTGCGCATCGTGCATCTGGCCCTGAACGCCCCAACGCCAGTTCGCCTCACGGTGCCTTCGGCCCTGCCCGGTACCGCCGGCACCGACGTCACGACGGATGTGCCATTTGGGGCCGCCTCGGGCTTCATTGCCATCAATGCCGCCTCCCTGAACCTATCAGTGACGGCGGGCACGCCCCGTTCGCAGGTAATTGCCGTCGGTGATGGCACGGGCACCGGTACCGGCGTCAAAAACTACGAAGCCGGTAAAATCTATACCGTGGTGGTGCGTGGCATTGCCGGGGCAGGTGTGCCGGCGGCACAGCAGCCACAGGCAGTCATCATTCAGCATAACTAA
- a CDS encoding class I SAM-dependent methyltransferase — protein MEFPLPAASRQYVAKHLHDDPAQLALQARKYPGLPVPELVRQIQARQKARLKVPAWADNPDLVFPPTLSVEQASSARTAAFKAALVSGQRLADLTGGFGVDVSYFAERIPEVHYVERNAALADVVRFNLTHLGIENVQFHTADAVQFLRNTPDTFDWIYLDPARRDTAARKIFRLQDCEPDILRLMPLLLHKGRRVLLKTSPMLDIEQAILELRQVRQLWVVAVDNECKEVLYELGPEPAVDPERHTVNLLRTGQQQDFRLNRAREARAVPRYAEPQQYLYEPNVAILKAGGFRSIGTAFELLKLHQHSHLYTSDTLHPDFPGRIFRIRATEKYDAQALRAHLGPEVRAHVTTRNFPDTVAEFRHRTGIREGGDLYLFATTNLEGKLMVLVTEKHNGF, from the coding sequence ATGGAATTTCCGCTTCCCGCGGCGTCGCGTCAGTATGTGGCTAAGCACCTGCACGACGACCCCGCCCAGCTGGCGCTGCAAGCCCGCAAATACCCTGGCCTGCCCGTTCCGGAGCTGGTGCGCCAGATTCAGGCCCGCCAGAAAGCTCGCCTGAAAGTGCCCGCCTGGGCCGACAACCCCGACCTGGTTTTCCCGCCGACGCTGTCGGTGGAACAGGCTTCGTCTGCCCGCACCGCCGCGTTTAAGGCGGCGCTGGTGAGCGGGCAGCGCCTGGCCGACCTCACCGGCGGCTTCGGCGTAGACGTATCGTATTTTGCTGAAAGGATTCCGGAAGTGCACTACGTGGAGCGCAACGCGGCCCTGGCCGATGTGGTGCGCTTCAACCTCACGCACCTGGGCATCGAAAACGTGCAGTTTCACACGGCCGACGCGGTGCAGTTTCTGCGCAACACCCCGGATACGTTTGATTGGATATACCTCGACCCCGCCCGGCGTGACACGGCCGCCCGCAAGATTTTCCGGCTGCAGGACTGCGAGCCGGATATTCTGCGCCTGATGCCGCTGCTGCTGCACAAGGGCCGCCGCGTGCTGCTCAAAACTTCGCCCATGCTTGATATCGAGCAGGCTATTCTGGAGCTGCGGCAGGTGCGGCAGTTGTGGGTGGTGGCCGTGGATAATGAGTGTAAGGAAGTGCTGTACGAGCTAGGGCCCGAGCCGGCCGTCGACCCGGAGCGCCACACCGTGAACCTGCTCCGCACCGGCCAGCAGCAGGATTTCCGCCTGAACCGGGCCCGCGAGGCCCGCGCTGTGCCGCGCTACGCCGAGCCGCAGCAGTATCTCTACGAGCCCAACGTGGCCATTCTGAAGGCGGGCGGCTTCCGCAGCATCGGGACGGCGTTTGAGCTACTGAAGCTGCACCAGCACAGCCACCTCTACACCTCCGACACGCTGCACCCCGACTTCCCGGGCCGCATCTTCCGCATTCGGGCCACCGAGAAGTACGACGCCCAAGCGTTGCGCGCCCACCTCGGCCCCGAAGTCCGCGCCCACGTCACGACCCGCAACTTCCCCGACACGGTGGCCGAGTTCCGCCACCGCACCGGCATCCGCGAAGGCGGTGACCTGTACCTGTTCGCCACCACCAACCTGGAAGGCAAGCTGATGGTACTGGTGACCGAAAAGCACAACGGCTTTTAG
- a CDS encoding DNA-3-methyladenine glycosylase yields MLHPKLPPDFYRRPDPVQIARDLLGKHLFSCLNGELTGGRIVETEAYSHQGDLSMQLHLKRRGPHGRALHEPGGRAYLYQVYQRHTLFNISTNDADKPDTVLIRAIEPLVGLDIMLRRRGLETASAKLTAGPGLLTQALGVTPALSGTDLQGETLWIEDHAEQVPEADVLSSPRVGLAYAGEEAASLPWRFRIIGSPWTSKAK; encoded by the coding sequence ATGCTACACCCCAAACTCCCGCCCGACTTCTACCGCCGCCCCGACCCCGTACAGATTGCCCGCGACCTGCTGGGCAAGCACCTGTTCAGCTGCCTCAACGGCGAGCTGACCGGCGGCCGTATCGTGGAAACCGAGGCCTACTCACACCAAGGCGACCTGTCGATGCAGCTGCACCTGAAGCGCCGCGGCCCGCACGGCCGCGCCCTGCACGAGCCCGGCGGCCGCGCCTACCTGTACCAGGTGTATCAGCGCCACACGCTGTTCAACATCAGCACCAACGACGCCGACAAGCCCGATACCGTCCTGATCCGTGCCATCGAGCCGCTGGTGGGGCTGGATATCATGCTTCGGCGTCGTGGGCTGGAAACGGCCTCAGCCAAGCTCACCGCCGGCCCCGGCCTGCTCACCCAGGCGCTGGGCGTCACGCCGGCCCTTTCCGGCACCGATTTGCAAGGCGAGACGCTCTGGATTGAAGACCACGCCGAACAGGTGCCGGAAGCCGACGTCCTCAGCAGCCCCCGCGTGGGCCTCGCCTACGCCGGCGAAGAGGCCGCCAGCCTACCCTGGCGCTTCCGCATCATCGGCAGCCCCTGGACCAGCAAGGCTAAATGA
- a CDS encoding TonB-dependent receptor plug domain-containing protein gives MPFLLLGAACWAAPATAQQMPHALDSVQMLPAVRVQGLPATRFATGTRRTTLDTLALRQAGAGTLADALSLRTPLYLKNYGPGQLASITLRGTSARHTAVLWQGFNINLPSLGEADFALLPVSGATQVAVQHGPAGATYGTGAIGGTVLLTSPVRWGQGLQSRVQLDGGSFGLGAGSGEATFSNQKLSIRTAASYRTAQNDFPYREPVGRENGRLVYGPTQRQQNAALRQWSVAQDATLRVGEQGELTAAIWLTDADRQIQAALGSVNRHAQERDQSRRLLAGYRHVSSRHETSVRAAWFEDIINYQDDGVRSDSRVQTSQAQAEHTFRFAPTLSLRLGGEAQHFVAHVDGYEAPTVTENRFSGFGLLRYDPLPRLQLSLNVRQAFISGRRPPLTPTAGAEWLAWQRGTQQLSVKASASRSYRAPTLNERFWYPTGKPDLRPETSLGYEAGLRHEVRPTPTLLLQTELTAFRQRVDDWVQWLPTDLGYAPNNLRQVLAQGVEASSELNWKPGRYTLAARAAYAYTSSRKVRGYALDEDPVGQQLAYVPLHTAAFSTDHSWRGWLLTSALTFTGFRYTTASGTDFLPSYLLLNAQLGHEFRVGRAWLTPLVQGFNLGNLRYQSYQSRAMPGRSWVASLRVAWR, from the coding sequence GTGCCCTTTCTGCTGCTTGGCGCAGCCTGCTGGGCCGCGCCCGCCACGGCCCAGCAGATGCCGCACGCCCTCGACTCGGTGCAGATGCTGCCGGCAGTGCGCGTGCAGGGTTTGCCGGCCACGCGCTTCGCCACCGGCACCCGCCGCACCACCCTCGACACGCTGGCACTCCGGCAGGCCGGCGCCGGCACGTTGGCCGATGCGCTGTCGTTGCGCACGCCGCTTTACCTGAAAAACTACGGCCCGGGCCAGTTGGCCAGCATCACGCTGCGCGGCACCTCGGCGCGGCATACGGCAGTGCTGTGGCAGGGCTTCAACATCAATCTTCCTTCGTTGGGCGAAGCCGACTTTGCGCTGCTGCCGGTAAGTGGCGCCACGCAGGTGGCGGTGCAGCATGGGCCGGCCGGCGCCACCTACGGCACCGGCGCCATTGGCGGCACAGTGCTGCTGACTTCGCCGGTACGGTGGGGGCAGGGGTTGCAGAGCCGCGTGCAGTTGGATGGCGGCAGCTTCGGGCTGGGCGCCGGCTCGGGCGAGGCCACGTTCAGCAACCAGAAACTTTCCATCCGGACAGCCGCCTCCTACCGCACGGCTCAGAACGACTTCCCGTACCGCGAGCCGGTGGGCCGCGAAAATGGCCGGCTGGTGTACGGCCCGACGCAGCGCCAGCAAAACGCCGCGCTGCGGCAGTGGAGTGTGGCCCAGGATGCCACGCTGCGGGTAGGCGAGCAGGGAGAACTCACGGCCGCCATCTGGCTCACGGATGCCGACCGGCAGATTCAGGCCGCGCTGGGCTCGGTGAACCGCCACGCCCAGGAGCGGGACCAGAGCCGCCGCCTGCTGGCCGGCTACCGCCACGTAAGCAGCCGCCACGAAACGAGCGTGCGCGCCGCCTGGTTCGAGGACATCATCAATTACCAGGACGACGGCGTGCGCAGTGATTCCCGGGTGCAGACCAGCCAAGCGCAGGCCGAGCACACGTTCCGCTTTGCGCCCACGCTCAGTTTGCGGCTGGGAGGCGAAGCGCAGCATTTCGTGGCCCACGTGGACGGCTACGAGGCGCCCACCGTGACCGAAAACCGGTTCAGCGGCTTCGGGCTGCTACGCTACGACCCGCTGCCGCGCCTGCAGCTCAGTTTGAACGTGCGGCAGGCCTTCATCAGCGGCCGGCGGCCTCCGCTCACGCCCACGGCCGGCGCCGAGTGGCTGGCCTGGCAGCGCGGCACCCAGCAGCTCAGCGTGAAAGCCAGCGCCTCGCGCAGTTACCGCGCCCCCACCCTCAACGAGCGGTTCTGGTATCCCACCGGCAAGCCCGATTTGCGCCCCGAAACCAGCCTGGGCTATGAGGCCGGCCTGCGCCACGAGGTGCGCCCCACTCCCACTCTGCTGCTCCAGACCGAGCTAACCGCCTTCCGGCAGCGTGTAGACGACTGGGTGCAGTGGCTGCCCACCGACCTGGGCTATGCGCCCAACAACCTGCGGCAGGTGCTGGCCCAGGGCGTCGAAGCCAGCAGTGAGCTGAACTGGAAGCCCGGCCGCTACACCCTGGCCGCCCGCGCCGCCTATGCCTACACCAGCTCCCGCAAAGTGCGCGGCTACGCCCTCGACGAAGACCCGGTGGGCCAGCAACTGGCCTACGTGCCGCTGCACACCGCCGCCTTCAGCACCGACCACAGCTGGCGCGGCTGGCTGCTGACCAGCGCCCTCACCTTCACGGGCTTCCGCTACACCACCGCCTCCGGCACCGATTTCCTGCCCTCTTACCTGCTACTCAATGCCCAACTGGGCCACGAGTTCCGGGTGGGCCGGGCCTGGCTGACGCCGCTGGTGCAGGGCTTCAACCTTGGCAACCTCCGCTACCAGAGCTACCAGAGCCGCGCCATGCCCGGCCGCTCGTGGGTGGCCAGCCTGCGCGTAGCGTGGCGCTGA
- a CDS encoding DUF5074 domain-containing protein: protein MFHFPMATRRYALLGAASFLTLAVTSCDPDDEVTPVTPPVTTQTVYVVNEGPFLTGSGSVSVFSKATKAVQKDPFLAANGRGVGNVLQSMTIVGDNAYLVANNSNWVEVVTLADFKSVKKITGLSQPRYLVQVAPNKAYLTEWQGNFTSGYTAGRVSVLDLTTNTVTKTIPVGVNPEQLTVAGSKVYVANSDGNTLTVINPTTDAVEGTVTVPAGPKNVTTDASGNVWVLSDDYTEPLASLVRFSPGTPTQQTRITFPEDYRNGNLRINGAGDKIYVGLATGVYQLPITATSLPATPLIRRSFYGLGIDPQDNTIYAGTGSFSADGRVVRFSATGAPVDSFAVGIAPNGFLFK from the coding sequence ATGTTCCATTTTCCTATGGCTACGCGCCGCTACGCGCTGCTCGGCGCCGCCTCTTTCCTGACTCTGGCCGTTACGTCCTGCGACCCGGACGACGAGGTAACGCCCGTCACGCCGCCCGTCACCACCCAAACGGTGTACGTGGTGAACGAGGGCCCTTTCCTGACTGGCAGCGGCTCGGTGAGCGTGTTCAGCAAAGCCACCAAAGCGGTGCAGAAAGACCCGTTCCTGGCCGCCAATGGCCGCGGCGTGGGCAACGTGCTGCAGTCGATGACCATTGTGGGCGACAACGCCTACTTGGTGGCCAACAACAGCAACTGGGTGGAAGTCGTGACGCTGGCCGATTTCAAGTCGGTGAAGAAGATTACGGGCCTCTCGCAGCCGCGCTACCTGGTGCAGGTGGCGCCGAATAAGGCCTACCTCACGGAGTGGCAGGGCAACTTCACAAGCGGCTACACGGCCGGTCGCGTGTCGGTGCTGGATCTGACCACCAACACCGTGACGAAAACCATTCCGGTGGGCGTCAACCCCGAGCAGCTGACCGTGGCGGGCAGCAAAGTGTACGTGGCCAACTCCGACGGCAACACGCTCACCGTCATCAACCCCACCACCGATGCCGTGGAAGGCACCGTGACCGTGCCGGCCGGCCCCAAAAACGTAACCACCGACGCCAGCGGTAACGTGTGGGTGCTTTCCGACGACTACACCGAGCCGCTGGCTTCGCTGGTGCGTTTTAGCCCGGGCACGCCCACCCAGCAAACGCGCATCACGTTTCCGGAAGACTACCGCAACGGCAACCTGCGCATAAACGGCGCCGGCGACAAAATCTACGTGGGTTTGGCCACGGGCGTGTATCAGCTGCCCATCACGGCCACCAGCCTACCCGCCACGCCGCTCATCCGGCGCAGCTTCTACGGCCTCGGCATCGACCCGCAGGACAACACCATCTACGCTGGCACGGGCAGCTTCTCGGCCGACGGGCGGGTGGTGCGCTTCTCGGCTACCGGTGCGCCTGTCGATTCGTTTGCGGTGGGCATTGCGCCCAATGGCTTCCTGTTCAAATAA
- a CDS encoding helix-turn-helix domain-containing protein — translation MEAVRTVLEKAGYHPTEVTLGQALLEEDTPADLAAVAPLLREAGFDVLMGRAEQMTEQIKAALGEYLEHLRTARMPLTTSAFLTDRFAATYSHLSKVFSRTANLTIEKYLIRLKIERVKEMLSYGEMTLSEIADHMRYSSGQHLSNQFRQVTGYSVSEFRRELLPKRIALDQLA, via the coding sequence GTGGAAGCCGTTCGTACCGTGCTCGAAAAAGCCGGCTACCACCCTACTGAAGTTACGCTGGGCCAGGCGCTGCTGGAAGAAGACACCCCGGCCGACCTCGCCGCCGTGGCTCCCCTGCTGCGCGAAGCCGGCTTCGACGTGCTGATGGGCCGGGCTGAGCAAATGACCGAGCAAATTAAGGCGGCCCTGGGCGAGTACCTGGAGCACCTGCGCACGGCGCGTATGCCCCTCACCACTTCAGCATTCCTCACCGACCGGTTTGCCGCCACGTACTCACACCTGAGCAAGGTGTTTTCGCGCACGGCCAACCTCACGATTGAAAAATACCTGATCCGCCTGAAAATTGAGCGGGTGAAGGAAATGCTGAGCTACGGCGAAATGACGCTTAGCGAAATTGCCGACCACATGCGCTACAGCTCCGGCCAGCACCTGAGCAACCAGTTCCGCCAGGTGACCGGCTACTCCGTCAGCGAATTCCGCCGCGAGCTGCTGCCCAAGCGCATCGCCCTCGATCAACTGGCCTAG